The genomic window CTTCACAAtgttcatcatcatcttcatcaaaGCAGAATTGTTCACTGGTGTGTTCGGTGGTGAATGTGAGTcgtgtgactctctcctggtacaaaggaaacagtttattgtccagcatcagtgcgtctgatctcagcatcagtctgtctctacctctggaggtggaatatcaggataaaaacacctacagctgtgtgctcaacaatcccatcagcaaccagactcaACATCTGGACATCAGCAAACTCTGTCACACATGTACAGGTATGTTACCACTGATATTAGCTTTAATGTTTACATTTACTTACATTAATATCTCTCTTCATCACCACAGCACACTGTCCGTCAGGTTCTCCAGAAAGTTCAGTCTCTCTGATAGTGCCGATCTATGTTGCTTCTGttggatctctgttgattgtaGCTGTAGTCATGATGAGCTGTCTTTGCTGGAAACACAGAAAAACTGAACAAGAAGGCAAGTGTTACCATCTCCTTTTAAAATCTTAGAATCAATGGaacaaaaaaagtataatttaaaaataaactcTAAATATTTGAATCAATTAAGCATTTATcactttaaaatacacaaaacacaaaataatatttatagtTATTGGGGGGAAAAAAGTACATTACCAAATAGAATTTGACAAAAGTTACAATTGGTAATGTGTTTAAACCTACATCATTTTATGCATTAATGCTTTAACTTTGACAGCCCTAATCTAATTAAGACTGAGattgttgttttaatattttactgttgttcGAACAGTTCCGATTTGTGAAGATGAGATGACTTTCGTTGTTATGTCACATGATCCAGCGCTCTACAAAAGAAACATAAATCAGTAAGATAATCCATTCCTAATTTATGTTGTGTGTCTCTGTATCATTTCATCTGAGTCAGAAATATTGtatccaaaaaaaaaactaattaagatCATTATAAACTATACTGTAGTACTTAAAGAAAGAAACAGATTGACATGTCAATTAAAATCTCTAGTTCATTTCCTGGGTCTGTTTTGACACTATGTCTACAATTCTGCCCTGCAAAAGCTAAGTGCAGTAAATACGCCAatactgaaactgagaaaaatgcctttaaagtttttacaccagccagtcaaacatgttgtgggtagattagtggtaatgcattcatgtaatgccttcttataaataaaaaacatgacaaCTAATGTGACCTTTGACCACCAAAATGCAgatactgcactctgcctttggatgACCTGAAAAGCTAAAACACTATTGCAAAAGCAAAGTGCAGTATCTACAAATTAAACGTGTTCATCCAACTTTCTTGTTGTGTTTCTTATTACatgttgattgtttttaataactgtAATAGTTTTATCGATGTTTGCATGCTGTGAATGTTACAGTTGCTCAGTAGTAAGCCTTAATATTAAGAGCAATCAGCTCCTTTTACAACAGAGTGTTTtgctcattttatttaaaaagtaattaattacaggcCAAGGTTGCTTTAAAACAATAGTTAATAATTCACACAATTTAAACAAAAGAACAATAAACAAGTAGCCTAATGTGTGTAGGCTATTCTCAAACATGTACATGTTCTATTTATGCTATCTACATCCTT from Garra rufa chromosome 7, GarRuf1.0, whole genome shotgun sequence includes these protein-coding regions:
- the LOC141337938 gene encoding SLAM family member 5-like, which produces MEGDSVTLNTDVNEIHKGEDVLWKFGAEKSLIAQINRKNQTFPDGRFRERLKLDHQTGSLTITSITTQHAGLYEVKISGEKRSTKAFRVSVYAHLPVPVISSNSSQCSSSSSSKQNCSLVCSVVNVSRVTLSWYKGNSLLSSISASDLSISLSLPLEVEYQDKNTYSCVLNNPISNQTQHLDISKLCHTCTGSPESSVSLIVPIYVASVGSLLIVAVVMMSCLCWKHRKTEQEGKCYHLLLKS